One window of Actinomycetota bacterium genomic DNA carries:
- a CDS encoding class E sortase: MSGINGIPGGRRGQVWPSTGVGSRPAAIVRPEPFAMRAVAAAGFLLDAASRRRGGRMVAWALVIALAAGGAGLLGYPFATNVWAGRIQGRLGAEFKAMQTQSPQAFRRTIVEGDALTRLEIPRLRVKVIVVEGISGNGLRAGVGHYPSTALPGDPTGNIAIAGHRTGFGEPFRHLERMRQGDKIILTTPFGRFVYEVMGPFDGHSNPWITEPTDWSVISPTPEPSLTLTTCDPPRTTKNRLIVRAALVDKEMFG, translated from the coding sequence ATGAGCGGGATCAACGGCATTCCGGGCGGAAGACGCGGCCAAGTGTGGCCGAGCACCGGCGTTGGCTCCCGGCCGGCCGCGATCGTGCGTCCCGAGCCCTTCGCGATGCGCGCCGTGGCCGCAGCCGGATTCTTGCTTGACGCCGCCAGCCGCAGGCGTGGCGGAAGGATGGTCGCCTGGGCCCTCGTAATTGCGCTTGCGGCCGGTGGCGCGGGACTTCTCGGATACCCGTTCGCGACCAACGTCTGGGCGGGGCGCATTCAAGGCCGCCTAGGCGCGGAATTCAAAGCGATGCAGACCCAGTCGCCGCAGGCGTTTCGCCGGACGATCGTCGAGGGTGACGCGCTAACAAGGCTCGAGATCCCCAGACTTCGCGTGAAAGTCATCGTCGTCGAGGGGATCAGCGGCAACGGGTTGCGCGCGGGCGTCGGTCACTACCCTTCCACGGCGCTGCCCGGAGACCCGACCGGAAACATCGCCATTGCGGGTCATCGCACCGGATTCGGTGAGCCGTTCCGTCACCTCGAACGCATGCGCCAGGGTGACAAGATCATCTTGACCACTCCGTTCGGACGGTTCGTTTACGAGGTGATGGGTCCCTTCGACGGGCATTCAAATCCTTGGATCACCGAGCCGACGGATTGGAGCGTCATCTCCCCGACCCCGGAACCCTCTTTGACTTTGACGACGTGCGACCCGCCGCGCACGACGAAGAACCGCTTGATCGTGCGCGCGGCCTTGGTGGACAAGGAGATGTTCGGCTGA